One window of the Coregonus clupeaformis isolate EN_2021a unplaced genomic scaffold, ASM2061545v1 scaf0009, whole genome shotgun sequence genome contains the following:
- the LOC121575694 gene encoding electron transfer flavoprotein regulatory factor 1 isoform X2, whose translation MANPLRREVRQLYKNLLFLGREYPEGADYFRERLKSAFMKNKDVTDPKEIKTLVDRGEFVIKELEALYYLRKYRAMKKRYYEE comes from the exons ATGGCCAACCCTCTGAGGAGAGAGGTTAGACAGCTGTACAAGAAT CTACTGTTTTTGGGACGGGAATACCCCGAAGGAGCAGACTACTTCAGGGAACGTCTGAAGAGTGCCTTTATGAAGAACAAAGATGTCACAGACCCTAAGGAGATCAAGACGCTAGTCGACCGTGGGGAGTTTGTGATAAAGGAACTGGAGGCCCTGTACTATCTAAGGAAGTACAGAGCCATGAAGAAGCGTTACTATGAAGAATAA
- the LOC121575694 gene encoding electron transfer flavoprotein regulatory factor 1 isoform X1: protein MANPLRSEVRQLYKNLLFLGREYPEGADYFRERLKSAFMKNKDVTDPKEIKTLVDRGEFVIKELEALYYLRKYRAMKKRYYEE from the exons ATGGCCAACCCTCTGAGGAGTGAGGTTAGACAGCTGTACAAGAAT CTACTGTTTTTGGGACGGGAATACCCCGAAGGAGCAGACTACTTCAGGGAACGTCTGAAGAGTGCCTTTATGAAGAACAAAGATGTCACAGACCCTAAGGAGATCAAGACGCTAGTCGACCGTGGGGAGTTTGTGATAAAGGAACTGGAGGCCCTGTACTATCTAAGGAAGTACAGAGCCATGAAGAAGCGTTACTATGAAGAATAA